The following proteins are co-located in the Bacillus pumilus genome:
- a CDS encoding type 1 glutamine amidotransferase domain-containing protein — protein sequence MGKKIAVVLTDYFEDVEFTEPAKAFKDAGHDITVIENEKGKTVKGKQGEAEVRVDASIDNVKPEDFDALLIPGGFSPDILRADERYVQFTKAFMDEKKPVFAICHGPQLLITAKTLEGRGATGYTSIQVDMENAGAKFKDEEVVVCQDQLVTSRTPDDIPAFNRESLKLLAK from the coding sequence ATGGGTAAGAAAATTGCAGTTGTATTAACAGATTACTTTGAGGATGTTGAATTCACCGAGCCTGCAAAAGCTTTTAAAGACGCAGGCCATGACATCACAGTGATTGAAAACGAAAAAGGAAAAACAGTCAAAGGGAAGCAAGGAGAGGCTGAAGTGAGAGTGGATGCGTCCATTGATAACGTGAAGCCAGAAGACTTCGATGCACTTCTCATTCCTGGCGGTTTCTCACCAGACATTCTGCGTGCAGATGAGCGTTACGTCCAATTCACTAAAGCATTTATGGACGAGAAAAAACCTGTGTTTGCGATCTGCCACGGGCCGCAATTGCTTATTACAGCGAAGACGCTGGAAGGAAGAGGCGCAACTGGCTATACATCCATTCAAGTCGATATGGAAAACGCAGGCGCTAAATTTAAAGACGAAGAAGTTGTCGTTTGTCAGGATCAGCTTGTGACAAGCCGTACACCAGACGACATTCCAGCATTTAACCGTGAATCATTAAAACTGCTTGCGAAATAA
- a CDS encoding DUF1128 domain-containing protein, giving the protein MSEQKAAEVNQLIEDISQKLNMLNIGVIKAEDFSPDKYEDIEFLHQMVMKKSSFSPSEMQAIASELKSLRK; this is encoded by the coding sequence TTGTCAGAGCAAAAAGCGGCTGAAGTCAATCAGCTGATTGAAGACATTTCGCAAAAGCTAAATATGCTGAACATTGGAGTCATCAAAGCCGAGGACTTCAGTCCAGACAAGTACGAAGATATTGAATTTCTTCACCAAATGGTGATGAAAAAATCTTCATTCAGCCCAAGTGAAATGCAAGCCATCGCAAGCGAGCTGAAAAGCTTACGAAAATAA
- a CDS encoding terpene synthase, which yields MIRLNRPLKLRDLEIFSVMKDHMILCYVIIEDTRKPFTEEDRKLDPLCYMDEEDIQAILNVFHISIISDETLNEEDLTLVQSYFADFVNKTNLTNFITREYVLKDLYDVDDEDDTTFFNRMLRHIGSDDVKEFDDRNWIYLSQD from the coding sequence ATGATTAGACTGAATAGACCACTAAAATTACGGGATTTAGAAATTTTTAGCGTGATGAAAGATCACATGATTTTATGTTACGTCATCATTGAAGATACGAGAAAACCATTTACGGAAGAAGACAGAAAACTAGATCCATTATGTTATATGGATGAAGAAGATATTCAAGCGATTTTGAATGTGTTTCATATTTCAATTATTAGTGATGAAACATTGAATGAAGAGGATTTAACTCTTGTCCAATCGTACTTTGCTGATTTTGTGAATAAAACGAACTTAACGAATTTTATTACGAGAGAATATGTTCTAAAGGATTTATATGATGTCGATGATGAAGATGACACCACTTTCTTTAATAGAATGTTACGTCATATAGGATCAGATGATGTGAAAGAATTTGACGATAGAAATTGGATTTATTTATCTCAAGATTGA
- a CDS encoding multifunctional 2',3'-cyclic-nucleotide 2'-phosphodiesterase/3'-nucleotidase/5'-nucleotidase — MKKHTHRSKRKKNLSILLTSIMMISLILPAVPTHAETESGNAVKISILATTDVHANMMNYDYYSDKETNEFGLARTAELIEKHRSQHPNTLLVDNGDLIQGTPLGEYVYKNEKDSIINQTKVHPIIHTLNKLKYDAGTLGNHEFNYGLSFLDGTIAGANFPIVNANVKKLNGEHRFTPYVIQDKTFQDANGVSQKVKVGYIGFVPPQIMTWDKKHLDGQVQVQDIVESANETIPEMKAKGADVIVALAHTGIEKTASPKGSENMIFDLATKTKGIDAIVSGHQHGTFPSSEYSGVDKFDVSKGTINGIPVVMSKNWGSYLGVIDLTLEPDGSSWKVTDGTGKIEAVAGVSSQNSTVKDAIQTTHQNTLDYVRKPVGKTEADINSFFAQVVDDPSIQIVTDAQKWYAQEKMKDTAYKNLPILSAGAPFKAGGRNGVNYYTNIAKGDLAIKNIGDLYLYDNTVQIVKLKGSEVKDWLEMSAGQFNQIKPNDSKEQPILNEEYRSYNFDVIDGVTYQVDVSQPAKYSTTGTLVNANAHRIKNLSYNGKPVSDNQEFLVVTNNYRASGGGSFPHLTQDKVVLASADENRQVLMDYIIEQKNINPTADQNWSIAPVKGATLTFESSLLAKPFAEKSNSVDFVRNASTDGLGVYKLAFKEDGTTEPPASDNWNLTVMHTNDTHAHLDDAARRATKIKEVRAQSENNILLDAGDVFSGDLYFTKWQGLADLKLMNLMKYDAMTFGNHEFDKGPTVLRQFLTGDASDVDANNRHQFEKPHFPIVSSNVDVSKEKQLRDLVKKPATFKAGEKKEAGIYPYILLDVNGEKVAVFGLTTEDTAITSSSGPNIQFKDAYKKAKETVNTIQTEEKINKIIALTHLGYNRDLELAQKVDGIDLIIGGHTHTLVEKLKVVNKKEPTIVAQVKDYGQFLGKVDMAFDKKGVVQPKESSFDLIPIDDSVKEDADAKAILDQYKADIQDIKTEKVGTTAVLLDGQREHVRAKETNLGNFIADGMLQKAQESAGADLALTNGGGIRGSIEKGDITLGDILAVMPFGNTLYVADLKGSQIKKALEQGLSGIEEGGGAFPHVAGIEYTFTLSKPAGSRLIDVKLKDQKGQLTDLNDEKTYRVATNAFVGTGGDGYSVFTEASHGEDLGYVDYEIFKEQIEKADGQISPVIDHRVKEVFLPRMTGKGAYDIQDNEKFQTYVQHTNKALLYLDKATEAKNVQLSLSKAQVAELKKREQDPNVTIYHDKVGLKLPLSNLSDKSADIRMAKTDKVKNALTESYDFQIKQDQKKVSTFKDPVTLSFTLDEPQKAEKPGVYYVDREKNRYTKTNNGSFENGIVTGETKHFSEYTVLNQSEAAGTAPDQTGEDGGTSAPGGTDPSQDGTGLPGGTLPNTATMMYTAVLIGLLMLASGGILYYYQRKRTRKNISS, encoded by the coding sequence GTGAAGAAGCATACGCATAGGTCTAAACGAAAAAAAAACCTGTCTATTCTGCTCACTTCCATTATGATGATTAGTCTCATTCTCCCAGCAGTACCTACTCATGCAGAAACAGAAAGCGGCAATGCCGTGAAGATCAGCATCTTAGCCACAACCGATGTTCATGCGAACATGATGAATTACGATTACTACAGCGACAAAGAAACAAATGAATTCGGTTTGGCGAGAACAGCCGAACTGATTGAAAAACACCGTTCACAACATCCTAATACACTCCTTGTTGATAACGGAGACCTGATTCAAGGAACCCCTCTTGGAGAATACGTTTACAAAAATGAAAAAGACAGCATCATCAATCAAACAAAGGTTCATCCCATTATTCATACACTCAACAAACTAAAATACGATGCAGGAACACTTGGCAATCATGAATTTAACTACGGATTATCCTTCCTTGACGGTACCATTGCGGGCGCCAACTTCCCGATTGTCAATGCGAACGTCAAAAAGTTAAATGGAGAACATCGCTTTACTCCTTATGTGATCCAAGATAAAACCTTTCAAGATGCAAACGGAGTATCACAAAAAGTGAAAGTCGGTTACATAGGATTCGTCCCACCACAAATTATGACGTGGGATAAGAAGCATTTAGATGGACAAGTTCAAGTGCAGGATATCGTCGAATCTGCCAATGAAACCATTCCTGAAATGAAGGCGAAAGGCGCAGATGTCATCGTCGCTCTTGCCCATACAGGAATTGAAAAAACCGCTTCGCCTAAAGGGTCAGAAAATATGATCTTTGACCTTGCCACTAAAACGAAGGGTATCGATGCGATTGTGTCTGGTCATCAGCACGGCACATTCCCAAGCTCTGAATATAGCGGCGTAGACAAATTCGATGTCTCAAAAGGAACCATCAACGGCATTCCAGTCGTCATGTCAAAAAACTGGGGAAGCTACCTCGGAGTTATTGATTTGACACTAGAGCCTGACGGCAGCAGCTGGAAGGTCACAGACGGAACAGGAAAAATTGAAGCTGTTGCTGGGGTGTCATCTCAAAACAGTACAGTGAAAGATGCCATTCAAACGACACATCAAAACACACTTGATTATGTCAGAAAACCTGTTGGTAAAACAGAAGCAGACATTAATAGCTTTTTTGCTCAAGTGGTGGATGACCCGTCTATTCAAATTGTGACAGATGCACAAAAATGGTATGCACAAGAAAAAATGAAGGACACGGCGTATAAAAATTTACCGATTTTATCTGCGGGTGCACCATTTAAGGCCGGCGGCCGAAATGGCGTAAATTATTATACAAATATCGCAAAAGGAGATTTAGCGATTAAGAATATCGGCGATCTCTACCTTTACGATAACACCGTACAGATTGTGAAACTCAAAGGCAGTGAAGTGAAAGACTGGTTAGAGATGTCTGCTGGGCAATTTAACCAAATCAAACCAAACGATTCAAAAGAACAGCCTATTTTAAACGAAGAATACCGCTCATATAACTTTGATGTGATCGATGGTGTGACGTACCAAGTCGATGTGTCTCAGCCTGCTAAATATAGCACAACAGGCACACTAGTAAATGCCAATGCGCACCGTATCAAAAATCTGTCTTACAATGGAAAGCCTGTCTCTGACAATCAAGAATTTTTAGTCGTAACGAACAACTACCGTGCTTCGGGCGGTGGAAGCTTCCCGCACCTCACGCAAGATAAAGTCGTGCTTGCCTCAGCGGATGAGAACCGTCAAGTGCTGATGGATTATATTATCGAGCAAAAAAACATTAACCCAACTGCGGATCAAAACTGGTCCATTGCACCAGTCAAAGGCGCTACTTTAACGTTTGAGTCTTCTCTTCTGGCAAAGCCTTTTGCAGAGAAATCAAACAGCGTAGACTTTGTTCGCAACGCAAGCACAGATGGCCTTGGCGTATACAAGCTAGCCTTCAAAGAGGACGGCACAACAGAACCGCCTGCCTCAGACAACTGGAATTTAACGGTGATGCATACGAACGATACACATGCACACCTAGACGATGCTGCAAGACGTGCGACAAAGATCAAAGAAGTTCGTGCTCAAAGTGAGAACAATATTTTATTAGACGCTGGTGATGTGTTCTCTGGTGACCTATACTTCACAAAATGGCAAGGACTTGCCGATCTGAAGCTGATGAACTTGATGAAATACGATGCCATGACGTTTGGGAATCATGAATTTGACAAAGGCCCAACTGTCCTTCGTCAATTCCTGACAGGAGATGCATCAGACGTAGATGCTAACAACCGTCATCAATTTGAAAAGCCTCACTTCCCAATTGTGTCATCAAACGTTGATGTTTCTAAGGAAAAACAGTTAAGAGACCTAGTAAAAAAACCAGCCACGTTTAAAGCTGGTGAGAAAAAAGAAGCCGGGATTTACCCGTACATCCTGCTTGATGTAAACGGCGAAAAGGTGGCTGTATTTGGCTTAACCACTGAAGACACGGCCATTACATCCAGCAGTGGTCCAAACATTCAATTTAAAGATGCATACAAGAAAGCAAAAGAAACCGTCAACACCATTCAAACAGAAGAAAAAATCAATAAAATCATTGCTTTAACACACCTCGGCTATAACCGTGATCTTGAGCTTGCTCAAAAAGTAGACGGCATTGATTTAATCATTGGCGGTCACACACACACCCTTGTTGAAAAATTAAAGGTCGTCAATAAAAAAGAACCTACGATCGTCGCTCAAGTGAAAGACTACGGACAATTTCTAGGGAAAGTAGACATGGCCTTTGACAAAAAAGGAGTTGTACAGCCAAAAGAATCTTCTTTTGACCTGATCCCCATCGATGACTCTGTCAAAGAAGATGCGGATGCAAAAGCGATTCTTGATCAATACAAGGCAGATATTCAAGATATAAAAACGGAAAAAGTCGGGACGACCGCTGTCCTTTTAGACGGGCAGCGTGAGCACGTTCGTGCAAAGGAAACGAATCTTGGAAACTTTATTGCTGACGGCATGCTGCAGAAAGCGCAAGAATCTGCCGGTGCTGACCTTGCACTCACAAACGGCGGCGGGATTCGAGGAAGCATCGAAAAAGGTGATATCACATTAGGTGATATTTTAGCGGTGATGCCTTTCGGAAACACACTTTATGTCGCAGATTTAAAAGGCAGTCAAATTAAAAAAGCGCTCGAACAAGGGCTGTCAGGCATCGAGGAAGGCGGAGGCGCATTCCCTCATGTAGCTGGCATTGAATATACGTTTACACTGAGTAAACCAGCTGGCAGCAGATTGATTGATGTGAAACTGAAAGATCAAAAAGGTCAACTGACGGACCTTAATGATGAGAAAACATACCGCGTAGCCACAAATGCATTTGTCGGTACAGGCGGCGACGGCTACAGTGTCTTTACAGAAGCTTCTCACGGCGAAGATTTAGGCTATGTTGACTATGAAATCTTCAAAGAGCAAATTGAAAAGGCAGACGGTCAAATTTCTCCTGTCATCGATCATCGAGTGAAAGAAGTGTTCCTTCCTCGCATGACAGGAAAAGGTGCTTATGACATTCAAGATAATGAGAAATTCCAAACGTATGTGCAGCATACAAACAAAGCATTGCTCTATCTAGACAAAGCAACCGAAGCGAAAAACGTTCAATTGTCCCTTTCAAAAGCACAAGTAGCCGAGCTGAAGAAAAGAGAGCAAGATCCAAACGTCACCATCTATCATGACAAAGTCGGACTAAAATTACCGCTTTCCAATTTGTCAGATAAAAGTGCAGATATACGAATGGCGAAAACAGATAAGGTGAAAAACGCATTAACCGAATCGTATGATTTCCAAATCAAACAAGATCAGAAAAAAGTTTCTACCTTTAAAGATCCTGTCACACTTTCCTTTACATTAGACGAGCCTCAAAAGGCGGAGAAACCTGGTGTTTATTATGTGGATCGTGAGAAAAATCGTTACACTAAAACAAATAACGGTTCGTTCGAAAACGGGATCGTAACAGGTGAAACAAAACACTTTAGTGAATACACAGTGCTCAATCAAAGTGAAGCAGCTGGAACTGCCCCAGATCAAACCGGTGAAGACGGCGGAACATCGGCACCAGGCGGAACGGATCCAAGCCAAGATGGAACCGGGCTACCAGGCGGCACTTTGCCGAATACGGCAACGATGATGTATACGGCTGTATTGATTGGCTTGCTCATGCTCGCCTCAGGCGGTATCCTTTATTACTATCAGCGCAAGCGAACAAGAAAAAATATATCATCCTAA